One genomic region from Astyanax mexicanus isolate ESR-SI-001 unplaced genomic scaffold, AstMex3_surface scaffold_38, whole genome shotgun sequence encodes:
- the LOC111196958 gene encoding LOW QUALITY PROTEIN: trichohyalin-like (The sequence of the model RefSeq protein was modified relative to this genomic sequence to represent the inferred CDS: substituted 1 base at 1 genomic stop codon) has product MADLSFRRRRDALRIVLLGKTGAGKSSTGNTILDKDAFRDDASVTTECQXETAEVNGRQITVIDTPGLFDTGVGNVEIQKEITKCIFMAAPGPHVFLLVLKVGQRFSEEEKKSVEIIQNMFGEESVTYTMLLFTGGDLPNDTIFQYFGDPGSDIRNLIEQCGNRFHIFNNKQIRNRMQVAALLEKIDSMLAVNGGSCYTNEMFQQVEKEKQEREKEELRVRYEAEIQNRKNDEKKFAEQEKLIFSQLERQRAEFEKQMKEHEELKHLQKELKIQIQEEVKTKEKLVEELESVRKSSEEKSKEKGLQLMKTMEELEKVRKSAEEKSKEKELQLIKMTEEMERIRSAKDKSKEKELQLMEKMKELESMRKSAEDNYKENELQLMKTMEELERMRKSAEEKSKEKDLELMKMMEELERVRKSAEEKSKENELQLMEKMKELERMRKSSEEKSKENDLQLMKTMEELKSVRKSAEEKSKEKELQITEKMKELESMRKIAEEKSKEKDLQLMKMMEELESVRKNAEEKSKVKELQMMKMTEEQERMRKGAEDKSKEMELQLRMEVKEMEKKIEELRAGRKLSGWSRSISRQI; this is encoded by the exons ATGGCTGATCTGAGCTTCA GGAGAAGACGAGATGCTCTCAGGATTGTACTCCTGGGGAAGACTGGAGCTGGGAAGAGTTCTACAGGAAACACCATCCTAGATAAAGATGCATTTAGAGATGATGCATCAGTGACCACTGAGTGTCAGTAAGAAACAGCTGAGGTCAATGGAAGACAGATTACTGTGATCGACACTCCAGGACTGTTTGATACTGGAGTTGGAAATGTGGAGATCCAGAAGGAAATCACTAAATGCATCTTCATGGCAGCTCCAGGTCCACATGTGTTTCTGCTGGTACTGAAAGTCGGACAGAGATTctcagaggaggaaaaaaaatctgtagagATAATCCAGAACATGTTTGGAGAAGAGTCAGTGACCTACACCATGCTGCTGTTCACTGGAGGAGATCTTCCTAACGACACAATCTTTCAGTACTTTGGAGATCCTGGATCTGATATTAGAAATCTGATTGAACAGTGTGGGAACAGATTCCACATCTTCAACAACAAGCAGATCAGAAACCGAATGCAGGTCGCTGCTCTGCTGGAGAAGATCGACTCCATGCTGGCAGTGAATGGAGGGAGCTGCTACACTAATGAGATGTTCCAGCAGGTGGAGAAAGAAAAGCAGGAGCGAGAGAAAGAAGAACTGAGAGTCAGATATGAAGCAGagatacaaaacagaaaaaatgatgaaaaaaaatttgCAGAGCAAGAGAAATTAATATTCTCCCAgctggagagacagagagcagagttTGAGAAACAGATGAAGGAACATGAAGAACTGAAACATCTACAAAAGGAGCTGAAGATCCAAATCCAAGAGGAAGTTAAAACTAAAGAAAAGCTGGTGGAGGAACTggagagtgtgaggaagagctcTGAGGAGAAATCTAAAGAGAAGGGTCTTCAGCTGATGAAGACGATGGAGGAACTGGAGAAAGTGAGGAAgagtgctgaggagaaatctaaaGAGAAGGAGCTTCAGCTGATAAAGATGACGGAGGAAATGGAGAGAATAAGAAGCGCTAAGGATAAATCTAAAGAGAAGGAGCTTCAGCTGATGGAGAAGATGAAGGAGTTGGAGAGTATGAGGAAGAGCGCTGAGGATAACTATAAAGAAAATGAGCTTCAGTTGATGAAGACGATGGAGGAACtggagagaatgaggaagagtgcCGAAGAGAAATCTAAGGAGAAGGATCTTGAgctgatgaagatgatggaggaactagagagagtgaggaagagtgctgaggagaaatctaaaGAAAATGAGCTTCAGTTGATGGAGAAAATGAAGGAGTtggagagaatgaggaagagctCTGAGGAGAAATCTAAAGAGAATGATCTTCAATTGATGAAGACGATGGAGGAACTgaagagtgtgaggaagagcgcTGAGGAGAAATCTAAGGAGAAAGAGCTTCAGATCACGGAGAAAATGAAGGAGTTGGAGAGTATGAGAAAGattgctgaggagaaatctaaaGAGAAAGATCTTCAgctgatgaagatgatggagGAACTGGAGAGTGTGAGGAAAAACGCTGAGGAAAAATCTAAAGTAAAGGAGCTTCAGATGATGAAGATGACAGA